One genomic segment of Mycolicibacterium chubuense NBB4 includes these proteins:
- a CDS encoding cutinase family protein — protein sequence MRTLQVACALVVAVVTGGALSVAAVTAPVAKADACPDVEVVFARGTSDKSGVGPIGQVFIQTLKWKLIGKRVAAYAVDYPASWNFAQSTSQGAVDANKHVQYTAGVCPQTKIVLGGMSQGAGVIDLIAIGNRKLWLFTPSPLPDAMVNHVAAIAVFGNPSRDYPGFGPLTKISPLYGDRTIDLCATGDPFCSNGHDLFAHFAYPLNGMVNEAAGFVARRVLGRDT from the coding sequence GTGCGCACACTCCAGGTTGCCTGTGCCCTCGTTGTCGCAGTGGTGACGGGGGGAGCCCTGTCGGTTGCCGCTGTCACCGCACCCGTTGCCAAGGCGGACGCATGTCCCGATGTCGAGGTGGTATTCGCCCGCGGCACCTCGGACAAATCCGGTGTGGGCCCCATCGGGCAGGTCTTCATCCAGACATTGAAATGGAAGTTGATCGGCAAGAGGGTCGCCGCCTATGCCGTCGACTACCCCGCGAGCTGGAACTTCGCACAGTCCACGTCGCAGGGCGCGGTGGATGCCAACAAGCATGTGCAGTACACGGCCGGCGTATGCCCGCAAACGAAGATCGTTCTCGGCGGGATGTCGCAGGGCGCAGGGGTGATCGACCTGATCGCCATCGGAAACCGGAAACTCTGGTTGTTCACTCCGTCGCCGCTGCCGGACGCCATGGTCAACCACGTCGCGGCGATCGCGGTGTTCGGCAATCCATCGAGGGACTACCCGGGCTTCGGCCCCTTGACCAAGATCAGCCCGCTGTACGGTGACAGGACCATCGACCTGTGCGCAACCGGAGATCCGTTTTGCTCCAACGGCCACGATCTGTTTGCCCACTTCGCCTACCCGCTGAACGGCATGGTCAACGAGGCGGCCGGTTTCGTCGCCCGCAGGGTGCTCGGCCGAGACACCTGA
- a CDS encoding MFS transporter, whose protein sequence is MTETVSVAAGGWRELLGPKHLGASAVLAGGVALYATNEFLTISLMPSAVADIGGQRFYAWVTTVYLVGSVMAATTVHAVLVRLGPRWSYLLCSSMFGAGSLGCALAPSMEVLLAGRTVQGAAGGLLAGLGYAVINTALPSSLWTKASALVSAMWGVGTLVGPAAGGLFAQYGSWRWAFGVLVAMTAAMAVLVPIVLPGRRSRESAAGRMAIPIRSLVLLGAAALVVSVAGIPHDVRATGALVLAGVGLVVVFVFVDRRVRASVLPPSAFGPGPLKWIYLTMGTLMAATMVDMYVPLFGQRLAHLTPVAAGFLGAGLAVGWTIGEISSASLSHPGVIVRAVAVAPVVMAVGLSAGAVVLRDDAIGGWVPLWAVGLIVSGAGIGIAWPHLSAWAMGKVDDPAEGPAAAAAINTVQLISGAFGAALAGVVVNVAGTGNATASRWLFACFAVLAASAALASVRSGRPVDRTGCAVPGAPPDARCGG, encoded by the coding sequence GTGACCGAAACCGTGTCCGTCGCAGCCGGTGGTTGGCGCGAACTGCTGGGTCCGAAGCACCTGGGGGCGTCGGCTGTGCTCGCCGGCGGTGTGGCGCTGTATGCCACCAACGAGTTCCTCACGATCAGCCTGATGCCGAGCGCGGTCGCCGACATCGGCGGCCAGCGGTTCTACGCCTGGGTGACCACGGTGTATCTGGTCGGCTCGGTGATGGCCGCGACGACGGTGCACGCTGTGCTCGTGCGGCTCGGTCCGCGGTGGTCGTATCTGTTGTGCTCGAGCATGTTCGGGGCCGGCAGTCTCGGGTGCGCGCTGGCTCCGAGCATGGAGGTGCTGCTCGCGGGCCGGACGGTCCAGGGTGCCGCCGGCGGGCTACTGGCCGGCCTGGGTTATGCCGTGATCAACACGGCGTTGCCGAGTTCGTTGTGGACGAAGGCATCGGCTCTGGTGTCCGCGATGTGGGGGGTGGGCACGCTGGTCGGCCCCGCAGCGGGTGGTCTGTTCGCCCAGTACGGCTCCTGGCGGTGGGCGTTCGGTGTCCTGGTGGCGATGACGGCGGCGATGGCGGTGCTCGTGCCGATCGTGTTGCCGGGCCGTCGATCCCGGGAATCGGCCGCCGGCCGGATGGCGATCCCGATCCGGTCGCTGGTGCTCCTCGGTGCCGCGGCACTTGTGGTCAGCGTGGCGGGCATCCCGCACGACGTCCGCGCGACCGGAGCCCTGGTGCTGGCGGGGGTAGGTCTCGTGGTGGTGTTCGTGTTCGTCGATCGCCGTGTGCGCGCGTCGGTCCTCCCGCCGAGCGCCTTCGGGCCGGGACCGCTGAAGTGGATCTACCTGACGATGGGCACTCTGATGGCCGCGACGATGGTGGACATGTACGTGCCGCTGTTCGGGCAGCGGCTGGCGCACCTGACCCCGGTGGCGGCAGGGTTTCTTGGCGCGGGGTTGGCCGTCGGATGGACCATCGGTGAGATCAGCAGTGCGTCATTGAGCCACCCGGGCGTGATCGTCCGTGCCGTCGCGGTGGCTCCGGTGGTGATGGCCGTCGGTCTCTCGGCCGGGGCGGTTGTGCTGCGCGACGACGCCATCGGCGGATGGGTCCCCCTCTGGGCTGTCGGCCTGATCGTCAGCGGTGCGGGGATCGGCATCGCGTGGCCGCACCTGTCGGCATGGGCGATGGGGAAGGTCGACGATCCAGCGGAAGGGCCCGCCGCTGCCGCGGCGATCAACACCGTGCAGCTCATCTCGGGCGCATTCGGTGCCGCACTGGCCGGCGTCGTCGTCAACGTCGCCGGCACCGGCAATGCGACGGCGTCCCGCTGGCTGTTCGCCTGCTTCGCGGTGCTGGCCGCGTCGGCGGCCCTGGCGTCGGTGCGAAGCGGGCGTCCTGTCGACCGCACTGGTTGTGCCGTGCCGGGTGCGCCGCCCGATGCTCGATGCGGTGGGTAG
- the uvrB gene encoding excinuclease ABC subunit UvrB, with amino-acid sequence MAFATEHPVLAHSEYRPVDQIVRSGARFEVVSEYQPAGDQPAAIDELERRIRAGERDVVLLGATGTGKSATTAWLIERLQRPTLVMAPNKTLAAQLANELREMLPHNAVEYFVSYYDYYQPEAYIAQTDTYIEKDSSINDDVERLRHSATSSLLSRRDVVVVASVSCIYGLGTPQSYMDRSVELKVGDEVPRDALLRLLVDVQYTRNDMAFTRGTFRVRGDTVEIIPSYEELAVRIEFFGDEVEELYYLHPLTGDIIRKVDTLRIFPATHYVAGPERMAQAISTIEAELEERLAELEGQGKLLEAQRLRMRTNYDVEMMRQVGFCSGIENYSRHIDGRPAGSAPATLLDYFPEDFLLVIDESHVTVPQIGGMYEGDMSRKRNLVDFGFRLPSAVDNRPLTWEEFADRIGQTVYLSATPGPYELSQTAGEFVEQVIRPTGLVDPQVIVKPTKGQIDDLIAEIRKRTERDERVLVTTLTKKMAEDLTDYLLEMGIRVRYLHSEVDTLRRVELLRQLRLGEYDVLIGINLLREGLDLPEVSLVAILDADKEGFLRSPRSLIQTIGRAARNVSGEVHMYADKMTDSMKEAIDETERRRAKQIAYNTEHGIDPQPLRKKIADILDQVYREADDTETVEIGGSGRNASRGRRAQGEPGRAVSAGVIEGRDTSNMPRAELADLIKDLTEQMMTAARDLQFELAARIRDEIADLKKELRGMDAAGLK; translated from the coding sequence ATGGCTTTCGCGACCGAACACCCCGTGCTTGCGCACTCGGAGTACCGCCCGGTGGACCAGATCGTCCGCTCCGGCGCGCGCTTCGAGGTGGTCAGCGAATATCAGCCCGCGGGAGATCAGCCCGCGGCGATCGACGAGTTGGAGCGCAGGATCCGCGCCGGCGAGCGGGACGTGGTGCTGCTCGGCGCCACCGGCACCGGCAAGTCGGCGACCACGGCGTGGCTCATCGAACGGCTGCAGCGGCCCACGCTGGTGATGGCGCCGAACAAGACGCTGGCCGCCCAGCTGGCCAACGAGCTACGAGAGATGTTGCCGCACAACGCTGTCGAGTACTTCGTCTCGTACTACGACTACTACCAGCCCGAGGCCTACATCGCGCAGACCGACACCTACATCGAGAAAGACAGCTCGATCAACGACGACGTCGAACGGTTGCGCCACTCGGCGACGTCGAGCCTGCTGTCGCGGCGCGATGTCGTGGTGGTGGCGTCAGTGTCCTGCATCTACGGCCTCGGCACGCCGCAGTCCTACATGGATCGGTCCGTCGAGCTGAAAGTCGGCGACGAGGTCCCGCGTGATGCGTTGTTGCGGCTGCTCGTCGACGTCCAATACACCCGCAACGACATGGCGTTCACCCGCGGTACGTTCCGTGTGCGCGGCGACACCGTCGAGATCATCCCGTCCTACGAAGAGTTGGCGGTGCGGATCGAATTCTTCGGCGACGAGGTCGAAGAGCTGTACTACCTGCATCCGCTGACGGGCGACATCATCCGCAAGGTGGATACGCTGCGGATCTTCCCGGCGACGCACTACGTGGCCGGCCCCGAGCGCATGGCGCAGGCGATCTCGACGATCGAGGCCGAGCTCGAGGAGCGCCTCGCCGAGCTCGAGGGTCAGGGCAAGCTGCTCGAGGCGCAACGGCTGCGCATGCGCACGAACTACGACGTCGAGATGATGCGCCAGGTCGGCTTCTGCTCGGGCATCGAGAACTACTCGCGCCACATCGACGGCCGCCCGGCGGGGTCGGCCCCGGCCACCCTGCTCGACTACTTCCCCGAGGACTTCCTGTTGGTCATCGACGAGTCGCACGTCACCGTGCCGCAGATCGGCGGCATGTACGAGGGCGACATGTCGCGCAAGCGCAACCTGGTCGATTTCGGGTTCCGGCTCCCGTCGGCGGTCGACAACCGTCCACTGACCTGGGAGGAGTTCGCCGACCGTATCGGCCAGACGGTGTACCTGTCGGCCACCCCGGGACCCTACGAACTCAGCCAGACCGCAGGCGAGTTCGTCGAGCAGGTCATTCGACCCACCGGCCTGGTGGATCCGCAGGTCATCGTCAAGCCGACCAAGGGCCAGATCGACGACCTGATCGCCGAGATCCGCAAGCGCACCGAGCGTGACGAGCGGGTACTGGTCACGACGCTGACGAAGAAGATGGCCGAGGACCTCACCGACTATCTGCTGGAGATGGGCATCCGGGTCCGGTACCTGCACTCGGAAGTCGACACCCTGCGTCGCGTCGAACTACTCCGGCAGCTGCGGCTGGGGGAGTACGACGTGCTGATCGGCATCAACCTGCTGCGTGAGGGCCTCGACCTTCCCGAGGTCTCGCTCGTGGCGATTCTCGACGCCGACAAGGAAGGCTTCCTGCGGTCGCCGCGCAGCTTGATCCAGACCATCGGACGTGCGGCGCGAAATGTGTCGGGCGAGGTCCACATGTACGCCGACAAGATGACCGACTCGATGAAAGAGGCCATCGACGAAACGGAACGGCGCCGCGCCAAGCAGATCGCCTACAACACAGAGCACGGCATCGATCCGCAGCCGTTGCGCAAGAAGATCGCCGACATCCTCGATCAGGTGTACCGGGAGGCCGACGACACCGAGACCGTGGAAATCGGTGGTTCGGGCCGCAACGCGTCCCGGGGCAGACGCGCTCAGGGCGAGCCCGGGCGGGCGGTCAGCGCCGGCGTCATCGAGGGCCGCGACACCTCGAACATGCCCCGCGCCGAGTTGGCGGATCTGATCAAGGACCTGACCGAGCAGATGATGACCGCGGCACGGGATCTGCAGTTCGAGTTGGCCGCACGCATCCGTGACGAGATCGCCGACCTGAAGAAGGAACTCCGTGGCATGGACGCCGCCGGGCTGAAATGA
- a CDS encoding DUF4333 domain-containing protein yields MRPLLGLVVVSAAVAACQFSASVGGPDYAKLEKGIADELNNSYKEISRQVSGVACPKPSELKSGDTLICKADVDGNTVRVLATATDDEGNVDFKTLDTVFDLERTAGSLAGDISRDRGFDVTVDCGSGLKVVEIGQSFECTAADPQGNTRTVKLTAGAPGENDRWEIVGA; encoded by the coding sequence ATGCGGCCGCTGCTCGGCCTGGTCGTCGTCAGCGCCGCGGTGGCGGCGTGTCAGTTCTCCGCGTCGGTGGGTGGGCCCGACTACGCGAAGCTGGAGAAGGGCATCGCAGACGAGTTGAACAACTCCTACAAAGAAATCTCGCGCCAGGTTTCCGGCGTCGCCTGCCCGAAACCCTCCGAGTTGAAGTCCGGCGACACGTTGATCTGCAAGGCGGACGTCGACGGAAACACCGTACGGGTTCTCGCGACGGCCACCGATGACGAGGGGAACGTCGACTTCAAGACCCTCGACACCGTCTTCGACCTCGAGCGGACGGCCGGATCCCTGGCCGGCGACATCTCGCGGGATCGCGGCTTCGACGTGACGGTGGACTGCGGTTCGGGCCTCAAAGTGGTGGAGATCGGGCAGTCGTTCGAGTGCACGGCCGCCGATCCGCAGGGCAACACCCGCACGGTGAAACTCACGGCCGGCGCGCCGGGCGAAAACGACCGCTGGGAGATCGTCGGCGCATAG
- a CDS encoding DUF402 domain-containing protein, with translation MHPPKHETFDLAAHTNTDPKGVVRAVDVYTVQPWGLYMARPTPGRAQFHYLESWLLPALGLRITVFHFNPGHEREQDYYLDVGVYTAGPVCWHGEDHYLDLVLRTGRGVHVTDVDELFAAVRDGLLNAESGEHAVRTAVATVDALARHDYDLDRWLASIGITLTWRAA, from the coding sequence ATCCATCCTCCCAAGCACGAGACCTTCGACCTCGCGGCCCACACCAACACCGACCCCAAGGGCGTCGTCAGGGCGGTGGACGTCTACACCGTCCAGCCGTGGGGGCTCTACATGGCCCGGCCCACCCCGGGTCGCGCGCAGTTCCACTACCTGGAGTCGTGGCTGCTCCCCGCCCTGGGGCTGCGGATCACCGTGTTCCACTTCAACCCCGGCCACGAGCGCGAGCAGGACTACTACCTCGATGTCGGCGTCTACACCGCAGGACCGGTGTGCTGGCACGGCGAGGACCACTACCTGGACCTGGTGCTGCGCACCGGTCGCGGGGTGCACGTCACCGACGTGGACGAACTGTTCGCCGCGGTACGGGACGGCCTGCTCAACGCGGAGAGCGGCGAGCACGCGGTGCGCACCGCCGTCGCCACGGTCGACGCGCTGGCCAGGCACGACTACGACCTGGACCGCTGGTTGGCGAGCATCGGTATCACCTTGACCTGGCGCGCGGCCTAG
- the coaE gene encoding dephospho-CoA kinase: protein MLRIGLTGGIGAGKSTVSATFSELGGVVVDGDVIAREVVEPGTEGLAKLVEAFGDDILAPDGSLNRPALAAIAFSDDEKRATLNGIVHPLVGQRRSELIAAAADDAVIVEDIPLLVESQMAPMFPLVIIVHADAEVRVKRLIEYRGFSEEDARARIAAQATEEQRRAVADVWLDNSGSADQLVGKARALWQERIHPFALNLQAGRPAEASPHVVSADPRWPAQAQRILARLRTACGHRASRVDHVGSTAVPGLDAKDVIDVQVTVASLAVADELAEALRAAGYVRTSIMRDMAKPEARSTVAEFDRADDEALWGKRLYSSADPGRPTNVHVRVAGWPNQQFALLFVDWLKAEPAARAEYLELKRRIAAQGPASTADHAETKEPWLVDAYRRAWAWADASGWRPEA, encoded by the coding sequence GTGCTGCGCATTGGATTGACCGGAGGTATCGGAGCAGGCAAGTCCACGGTGTCCGCCACGTTCAGTGAACTCGGCGGGGTCGTCGTCGACGGAGACGTCATCGCCCGGGAGGTCGTCGAGCCGGGGACCGAGGGGCTCGCCAAGCTGGTCGAGGCGTTCGGCGACGACATCCTGGCGCCGGACGGCTCGCTGAACCGGCCGGCGCTGGCCGCCATCGCGTTCAGCGATGACGAGAAGCGCGCGACGTTGAACGGGATCGTGCATCCGCTTGTCGGACAACGACGTTCGGAGCTGATCGCGGCCGCGGCCGATGACGCGGTGATCGTCGAGGACATCCCGTTGCTGGTGGAATCGCAGATGGCGCCGATGTTCCCGCTCGTGATCATCGTGCATGCCGACGCCGAAGTCCGGGTCAAGCGATTGATCGAATACCGCGGATTCAGCGAGGAGGACGCCCGGGCCCGCATCGCCGCCCAGGCCACCGAGGAGCAGCGGCGCGCGGTTGCCGATGTCTGGCTGGACAATTCGGGCAGCGCCGACCAACTCGTCGGCAAGGCCCGAGCGTTGTGGCAGGAGCGCATCCACCCCTTCGCGCTGAACCTGCAGGCAGGACGGCCGGCCGAGGCCTCACCGCACGTGGTGTCAGCCGACCCGCGGTGGCCGGCACAGGCACAGCGGATCCTGGCCCGGTTGCGGACGGCCTGCGGCCACCGTGCGTCGCGGGTGGACCACGTCGGGTCCACCGCGGTGCCGGGGCTGGACGCCAAAGACGTCATCGACGTCCAGGTGACCGTCGCGTCCCTGGCGGTCGCCGACGAGCTCGCCGAGGCGCTGCGGGCAGCCGGTTACGTCCGCACCTCGATCATGCGGGACATGGCGAAGCCGGAGGCGCGCAGCACCGTCGCGGAGTTCGACCGGGCCGACGACGAGGCGCTGTGGGGCAAGAGGCTCTACAGCTCGGCCGACCCCGGCCGGCCCACCAACGTCCACGTGCGCGTCGCCGGGTGGCCCAACCAGCAGTTCGCGTTGCTGTTCGTCGACTGGCTGAAGGCCGAGCCCGCCGCCCGAGCGGAGTACCTGGAGCTCAAGCGCCGGATCGCCGCGCAGGGACCCGCGAGCACGGCGGACCACGCCGAAACGAAGGAGCCGTGGCTCGTCGACGCGTACCGCCGGGCCTGGGCCTGGGCCGACGCGTCGGGCTGGCGGCCCGAAGCCTGA
- the rpsA gene encoding 30S ribosomal protein S1: MPSPSVTSPQVALNDIGSAEDFLAAIDKTIKYFNDGDIVEGTIVKVDRDEVLLDIGYKTEGVIPSRELSIKHDVDPNEVVSVGDEVEALVLTKEDKEGRLILSKKRAQYERAWGTIEELKEKDEAVKGTVIEVVKGGLILDIGLRGFLPASLVEMRRVRDLQPYIGKEIEAKIIELDKNRNNVVLSRRAWLEQTQSEVRSEFLNQLTKGAIRKGVVSSIVNFGAFVDLGGVDGLVHVSELSWKHIDHPSEVVQVGDEVTVEVLDVDMDRERVSLSLKATQEDPWRHFARTHAIGQIVPGKVTKLVPFGAFVRVEEGIEGLVHISELSERHVEVPDQVVQVGDDAMVKVIDIDLERRRISLSLKQANEDYSDEFEAWKYGMADSYDDQGNYIFPEGFDAETNEWLEGFEKQRDEWEARYAEAERRHKMHTAQMERFAAAEAAEAAKPASSGSSRSDESSAGGSLASDAQLAALREKLAGNA; the protein is encoded by the coding sequence ATGCCAAGTCCCTCCGTCACCTCTCCGCAAGTAGCCCTCAACGACATCGGCTCTGCAGAGGACTTTCTCGCCGCCATCGACAAGACCATCAAATACTTCAACGATGGCGACATCGTCGAAGGGACCATCGTCAAGGTCGACCGCGACGAAGTCTTGCTCGACATCGGCTACAAGACCGAAGGTGTCATCCCTTCTCGCGAGCTCTCCATCAAGCACGACGTCGACCCCAATGAGGTTGTGTCCGTCGGCGACGAGGTCGAAGCCCTGGTCCTCACCAAGGAGGACAAAGAAGGCCGCCTGATCCTGTCCAAGAAGCGCGCTCAGTACGAGCGTGCCTGGGGCACCATCGAAGAGCTCAAGGAGAAGGACGAGGCCGTCAAGGGCACCGTCATCGAGGTCGTCAAGGGCGGCCTGATCCTCGACATCGGCCTGCGCGGCTTCCTGCCCGCGTCGCTGGTCGAGATGCGCCGCGTCCGCGATCTGCAGCCGTACATCGGCAAGGAGATCGAGGCCAAGATCATCGAGCTCGACAAGAACCGCAACAACGTGGTGCTCTCGCGCCGCGCCTGGCTGGAGCAGACCCAGTCCGAGGTGCGCAGCGAATTCCTCAACCAGCTCACCAAGGGCGCCATCCGCAAGGGTGTCGTGTCCTCGATCGTCAACTTCGGCGCGTTCGTCGATCTCGGCGGCGTCGACGGCCTGGTGCACGTCTCCGAGCTGTCCTGGAAGCACATCGACCACCCGTCCGAGGTGGTCCAGGTGGGCGACGAGGTCACCGTCGAGGTGCTCGACGTGGACATGGACCGCGAGCGGGTCTCGTTGTCGCTCAAGGCCACTCAGGAAGATCCGTGGCGCCACTTCGCCCGCACGCACGCCATCGGTCAGATCGTGCCGGGCAAGGTCACCAAGCTGGTGCCGTTCGGTGCTTTCGTCCGCGTCGAGGAGGGCATCGAGGGTCTGGTGCACATCTCCGAGCTGTCGGAGCGGCACGTCGAGGTCCCGGACCAGGTGGTCCAGGTCGGCGACGACGCGATGGTCAAGGTCATCGACATCGACCTGGAGCGTCGCCGCATCTCGCTGAGCCTCAAGCAGGCCAACGAGGACTACTCCGACGAGTTCGAGGCCTGGAAGTACGGCATGGCCGACAGCTACGACGACCAGGGCAACTACATCTTCCCCGAAGGCTTCGACGCCGAGACCAACGAGTGGCTCGAAGGCTTCGAGAAGCAGCGTGACGAGTGGGAGGCCCGCTACGCGGAGGCCGAGCGCCGCCACAAGATGCACACCGCCCAGATGGAGCGCTTCGCAGCGGCCGAGGCAGCCGAGGCCGCCAAGCCCGCCTCCAGCGGTTCGTCGCGGTCCGACGAGTCCTCCGCCGGCGGATCGCTCGCCAGCGATGCGCAGCTCGCCGCCCTGCGCGAAAAGCTCGCAGGCAACGCGTAA
- a CDS encoding MerR family transcriptional regulator, translating into MDDMTVGEVAERFGITVRTLHHYDEIGLLTPSRRNASAYRVYTSADLTRLSQIIVYRRLELPLDEIASLLDEGDEVSHLIRQRERVMSRLDEMKNLVDAIDQALEKAMANTPMTDDDMRELFGEGFDDYQAEAEQKWGETAEWKESQRRTKSYGKEEWVRIKAEGEAVEKALSDAFRAGLPADSTEAMDAAEQHRVHVNRWFYDCPPAFHRNLGDMYVSDPRYVARYDESFGLPGFAAYCREAIHANADRSGR; encoded by the coding sequence GTGGACGACATGACCGTGGGCGAGGTCGCAGAGCGATTCGGCATCACGGTCCGGACACTTCACCACTACGACGAAATCGGGTTGCTGACTCCGAGTCGGCGTAACGCCTCGGCTTACCGGGTCTACACGTCGGCGGACCTGACGCGCTTGTCCCAGATCATCGTTTACCGCCGGCTCGAGCTGCCTCTTGACGAGATCGCGAGCCTGTTGGACGAGGGCGACGAGGTCAGCCACCTGATTCGACAGCGCGAACGCGTCATGTCCCGGCTCGATGAGATGAAGAACCTCGTCGATGCCATCGATCAGGCATTGGAGAAGGCAATGGCGAACACCCCCATGACCGACGACGACATGCGCGAGCTGTTCGGTGAGGGCTTCGACGATTATCAGGCAGAGGCCGAGCAGAAGTGGGGCGAGACCGCAGAGTGGAAGGAATCGCAGCGCCGAACGAAGTCCTACGGCAAGGAGGAATGGGTCCGGATCAAGGCTGAGGGAGAAGCCGTCGAGAAGGCCCTGTCCGACGCGTTCCGCGCTGGGCTGCCAGCCGACTCCACTGAGGCGATGGATGCGGCGGAGCAACACCGGGTCCACGTGAATCGGTGGTTCTACGACTGCCCTCCGGCCTTCCACCGCAACCTGGGCGACATGTACGTGAGCGACCCGAGATACGTCGCCAGGTACGACGAATCATTCGGGCTCCCGGGCTTCGCGGCCTACTGTCGCGAGGCGATCCACGCGAACGCGGACCGGAGCGGCCGCTGA
- a CDS encoding DMT family transporter, whose protein sequence is MTWLLLTLAIVSEVAATLSLKGSATNPALYVVVVLGYLASFVFLTLVLKRGMGLGVAYGIWGAIGVALTATLSALIFGEAFTAVMVIGLGCIIAGVLLVETGSRTDDLAPDPDGHRQ, encoded by the coding sequence GTGACGTGGCTCTTGTTGACGCTTGCCATCGTCAGCGAAGTGGCCGCGACGTTGTCGCTCAAGGGGTCTGCGACGAACCCGGCTCTCTACGTGGTGGTCGTCCTCGGCTACCTCGCTTCGTTCGTGTTTCTCACCCTGGTGTTGAAGCGGGGGATGGGCCTGGGCGTGGCGTACGGCATCTGGGGCGCGATCGGCGTCGCACTGACCGCGACGCTATCGGCTCTCATCTTCGGCGAGGCATTCACCGCCGTGATGGTGATCGGCCTGGGCTGCATCATCGCCGGCGTCTTGCTGGTCGAAACCGGTTCGCGCACGGATGATCTCGCGCCCGATCCGGATGGACACCGGCAGTGA
- a CDS encoding DMT family transporter, with translation MVAYGLLAAAIVSEVAGTLALRVAAHGRTSFYAIVVAGYVLAFGLLSVSLRHGMPLGVAYGIWSAAGVALTAVASRALFDEPLTRRMVMGIALIAAGVLLVEFGAAA, from the coding sequence ATGGTCGCGTACGGCCTGTTGGCAGCAGCGATCGTGTCCGAAGTCGCGGGCACACTGGCGCTACGGGTCGCCGCGCACGGCCGCACGTCGTTCTACGCGATCGTCGTGGCCGGTTATGTGCTGGCCTTCGGCCTGCTGTCGGTGTCGCTGCGGCACGGCATGCCCCTGGGCGTGGCGTACGGCATCTGGTCCGCAGCCGGCGTGGCACTGACCGCCGTCGCCTCGCGGGCGCTGTTCGACGAACCACTGACGCGCCGAATGGTCATGGGCATCGCGCTCATCGCGGCCGGCGTCCTCCTGGTCGAATTCGGCGCCGCCGCGTGA
- a CDS encoding universal stress protein — protein sequence MSGYQTVVVGTDGSDSSLRAVDRAGQIAAGSGAKVVVATAYFPQGEDQRAADVLKEEGYKMSGNAPIYAILREARDRAKAAGAENVEEKAVVGAPVDALVDLAEEVGADLLVVGNVGLSTIAGRLLGSVPANVARRSKTDVLIVHTTP from the coding sequence ATGAGCGGATATCAAACCGTGGTGGTTGGCACGGACGGATCGGATTCGTCGTTGCGTGCCGTGGACCGCGCCGGTCAGATCGCCGCCGGGTCGGGTGCGAAGGTCGTCGTCGCGACGGCCTACTTTCCCCAGGGTGAGGACCAGCGGGCCGCTGACGTCCTCAAAGAAGAGGGCTACAAGATGTCGGGGAACGCTCCGATCTACGCGATCCTGCGCGAGGCACGCGACCGTGCCAAGGCTGCGGGCGCGGAGAACGTCGAGGAGAAGGCCGTCGTCGGCGCACCGGTCGACGCACTGGTCGACCTCGCTGAGGAAGTCGGCGCAGACCTGCTCGTTGTAGGCAACGTCGGCCTCAGCACGATCGCCGGCCGTCTGCTCGGGTCCGTGCCCGCCAACGTGGCGCGCCGGTCCAAGACCGACGTCTTGATCGTGCACACCACGCCCTGA